One genomic window of Pseudomonas sp. LFM046 includes the following:
- a CDS encoding FAD-dependent oxidoreductase codes for MADKPTSTSTFELNRRLLLKLAGASAAVGGLGLRVGLASASESPETVRGQEDGILDIAIIGAGIAGLTAARDLQQAGCDSFVVLEARDRVGGRTLNHDLGSGYISEVGGQWIGPGQTAVADLARELEVGTFPTYCEGKTVILGGEKGRLAIDLKGTFGTDESVAAKLSELSRDVPSGAPWKSPRAAELDKLSAGDWLAQQNIKPEDRSGWDTSFTLTCGVPPAKMGLLHFLSMVNSASCDYMKLDSIKDSAQGTRLVGGSQILCTRMAAQLGDKVRLSCPVREISGWDRDVVTLHTDQGEIRARRVIVAIHPALCNQVRFDPPLPEGRAALQQAWPAHSPARKTAMVYKRPFWREQGLNGHTIQVKGPVLWAWDNSPPGGEIGVINAFIVNAQVPSDHQAAQRVLTEIYARSLGEEALSPVAYYDHDWGLADPWSITCVSAIPPGFWTTHGESLRPPCGNLFWSGTETAEIWAGYMDGAVRSGHQSALHALSSLRRA; via the coding sequence ATGGCTGACAAGCCCACCTCAACTTCAACGTTCGAACTGAATCGGCGGCTTCTGCTGAAGCTTGCCGGCGCCTCGGCGGCCGTGGGCGGCCTCGGCCTGCGCGTGGGACTGGCGAGTGCCAGCGAAAGCCCGGAAACCGTCCGTGGTCAGGAGGATGGCATCCTCGACATCGCCATCATCGGTGCCGGGATCGCCGGGCTGACGGCGGCCCGCGATCTGCAACAGGCGGGCTGCGACTCCTTCGTGGTGCTGGAGGCGCGGGACCGGGTGGGGGGCAGGACGCTCAACCATGACCTGGGCTCGGGCTACATCTCCGAAGTGGGCGGCCAGTGGATCGGTCCGGGCCAGACAGCCGTGGCGGATCTCGCCCGCGAGTTGGAGGTGGGGACCTTCCCGACCTACTGCGAGGGCAAGACCGTGATCCTGGGCGGTGAGAAAGGGCGCCTGGCAATCGACCTGAAAGGCACCTTCGGCACTGACGAAAGCGTCGCCGCCAAGCTCAGCGAGCTGTCCCGCGATGTGCCCTCCGGCGCGCCCTGGAAATCCCCGAGGGCCGCCGAGCTGGACAAGCTCTCGGCAGGCGACTGGCTGGCGCAGCAGAACATCAAGCCCGAGGACCGTTCGGGCTGGGATACCAGTTTCACGCTCACTTGCGGCGTGCCGCCGGCCAAGATGGGGCTTCTGCATTTCCTGTCGATGGTCAATTCGGCGAGCTGCGACTACATGAAGCTCGACTCGATCAAGGACAGTGCCCAGGGCACCCGCCTGGTAGGCGGTTCGCAGATCCTCTGCACCAGGATGGCCGCGCAGCTCGGCGACAAGGTGCGCCTGTCTTGCCCGGTCCGCGAGATTTCCGGCTGGGACCGCGACGTGGTCACGCTGCACACGGACCAGGGGGAAATCCGCGCCCGCCGCGTGATCGTGGCCATCCACCCGGCCCTGTGCAACCAGGTCCGTTTCGACCCGCCGCTGCCCGAGGGCCGCGCGGCCCTGCAGCAAGCCTGGCCGGCCCACAGTCCGGCCCGCAAGACGGCGATGGTCTACAAGCGGCCGTTCTGGCGCGAACAGGGTTTGAACGGACACACCATCCAGGTCAAGGGGCCTGTGCTCTGGGCCTGGGACAACTCGCCTCCGGGTGGGGAAATCGGCGTCATCAACGCCTTCATCGTCAACGCCCAGGTGCCCTCCGACCACCAGGCCGCGCAGCGCGTCCTGACGGAAATCTACGCGCGATCCCTGGGCGAGGAGGCATTGAGCCCCGTTGCCTATTACGACCACGACTGGGGGCTGGCCGATCCCTGGAGCATTACCTGCGTCTCCGCGATCCCGCCGGGTTTCTGGACCACCCATGGCGAGTCCCTGCGACCGCCCTGCGGCAACCTCTTCTGGTCGGGAACTGAGACCGCCGAGATCTGGGCGGGCTATATGGACGGCGCCGTGCGCTCGGGTCACCAGAGCGCGCTGCATGCGCTCAGTTCCTTGCGTCGGGCATAG
- a CDS encoding c-type cytochrome, with the protein MKKKLLLGTGVLLAILAALFGRDLVGLYYLQDHIETFTKAYEAEGPWPQVADACTVCHGAKGSSQHQRYPSLAGQPEAYLTAQLHSFAHGQRTYPNMGPLAKSLSEDEIKRLADYFARQPASENHGFQPDPALRAKGEKLVAAGGCTACHGAALMGQAQFPRLAGQGADYLQAQLDAFAEGRRVDPTGAMKAVTGTLSPDDRKALSHYLAALAPAAK; encoded by the coding sequence ATGAAGAAGAAACTACTGCTGGGCACTGGCGTTCTGCTCGCCATTCTGGCGGCGCTGTTCGGGCGCGACCTCGTCGGCCTCTACTACCTGCAGGACCATATCGAAACCTTCACCAAGGCCTATGAGGCCGAAGGCCCCTGGCCGCAGGTGGCCGATGCCTGCACGGTCTGCCACGGCGCCAAGGGCAGCTCGCAGCACCAGCGTTATCCGAGCCTGGCGGGGCAGCCTGAAGCCTACCTGACGGCGCAGCTCCACAGCTTCGCCCATGGGCAGCGGACCTACCCGAACATGGGACCGTTGGCAAAGAGCCTGAGCGAAGACGAGATCAAGCGTCTGGCGGACTACTTTGCCCGGCAGCCGGCCAGCGAGAACCACGGGTTCCAGCCCGATCCCGCCTTGCGGGCGAAAGGCGAGAAGCTGGTGGCAGCCGGGGGATGCACGGCCTGTCATGGCGCGGCCCTGATGGGGCAAGCGCAGTTCCCGCGCCTGGCCGGGCAGGGGGCTGACTACCTCCAGGCGCAGCTGGACGCCTTTGCCGAGGGCCGGCGAGTCGACCCCACCGGTGCGATGAAAGCGGTTACCGGGACCCTGTCCCCGGACGATCGCAAGGCGCTCTCCCACTACCTCGCGGCACTCGCCCCGGCGGCGAAGTGA
- a CDS encoding FAD-dependent oxidoreductase: protein MSATNLSETIKGTPGAARFRLLGGWVERPDNLQPELEGDVSADVIVIGAGFAGLSTALELRSLGAEVIVLEQEFAGFGASGRNAGYLAGSMGVEFEFFLKRIGVEQAKKIVSFYDQGVAYVERRLGELAIDCDYNPSGVIRAAVHPSQEKKLRHDMALGAKLGSVTRFLDSAEMRARGIPPAFLFGCLQHGGTLDPGKYVMGLRRAALQAGIRLYEQTALQSYSEGPTITCKTARGTASAPFMVLATNAYTPQLGLLRDKVAPLRVSAIETEPLSRAQLASLGWSRREGIVTPHWTMESHRLTARDTLLVTTKQLGYAYGSRTPNQPDTAAYGALVQALDDRFPSLRGIAIRACWSGYISLAYDALPVVGATGAQQNILYTAGCSGHGVGTQSLVGHLLAERIGGIEHPLLAALRHKTPSTLPEPLQWCAIKAALMGANGLDRYVNRKVRSAAID from the coding sequence ATGTCTGCGACCAATCTCAGCGAAACTATCAAGGGCACCCCTGGAGCGGCTCGGTTTCGCCTCCTCGGTGGGTGGGTGGAGCGTCCGGACAATCTGCAGCCGGAACTGGAGGGTGATGTCAGCGCCGATGTGATCGTGATTGGTGCCGGTTTCGCCGGTCTGTCCACCGCACTGGAACTCAGATCCCTGGGGGCGGAAGTCATCGTCCTCGAGCAGGAGTTCGCCGGCTTTGGCGCCAGCGGCCGAAACGCGGGGTATCTCGCCGGCAGCATGGGTGTCGAGTTCGAGTTCTTCCTCAAGCGCATCGGCGTCGAGCAGGCGAAGAAGATCGTCTCCTTCTACGACCAGGGTGTTGCCTATGTCGAAAGAAGGCTCGGCGAACTCGCCATCGACTGTGACTACAACCCGAGCGGGGTCATCCGTGCGGCGGTGCATCCCTCCCAGGAGAAGAAGCTGCGGCACGACATGGCGCTGGGCGCGAAGCTGGGGTCCGTCACGCGCTTCCTGGATTCCGCAGAGATGCGGGCGCGGGGCATTCCGCCGGCCTTCCTGTTCGGCTGCCTGCAGCATGGCGGCACGCTGGACCCCGGCAAGTACGTGATGGGGTTGCGGCGCGCGGCACTCCAGGCCGGTATCAGGTTGTACGAGCAGACCGCCCTGCAGTCCTACAGCGAAGGCCCGACCATCACCTGCAAGACCGCGCGGGGCACGGCCAGCGCGCCGTTCATGGTGCTCGCCACCAATGCCTATACGCCGCAGCTCGGCCTGCTGCGGGACAAGGTGGCGCCGTTGCGGGTCTCCGCGATCGAAACCGAACCGCTGTCCAGGGCGCAACTGGCCTCCCTCGGCTGGTCGCGCCGAGAGGGCATCGTGACGCCGCACTGGACCATGGAAAGCCACCGGCTGACAGCGCGCGACACGCTCCTGGTCACGACCAAGCAGCTGGGCTATGCCTATGGCTCGCGCACGCCGAACCAGCCGGACACGGCGGCCTATGGCGCATTGGTACAGGCCCTGGACGACCGCTTCCCAAGCTTGCGGGGCATTGCCATCCGTGCGTGCTGGAGCGGCTACATCAGCCTGGCCTACGACGCCTTGCCAGTCGTGGGGGCAACCGGGGCCCAGCAGAACATCCTCTACACCGCCGGCTGCTCGGGGCACGGCGTCGGCACTCAGTCCCTCGTCGGCCACCTGCTGGCCGAGCGGATTGGCGGCATCGAACACCCGCTGCTGGCGGCGTTGCGCCACAAGACGCCTTCCACGCTCCCCGAACCGCTGCAGTGGTGCGCCATCAAGGCTGCGCTGATGGGGGCGAACGGTCTGGACCGTTATGTGAACCGCAAGGTGCGTAGCGCCGCCATTGACTGA
- a CDS encoding coniferyl aldehyde dehydrogenase, protein MSIEQVGPAVEQMRQVFTRQRAAFARERYPSYQDRRANLQALKALVLDNADEIAAAIAADFGHRSVHESKLLDIFGLVSEINHALKCLKRWMKPQRRGVGIWFQPGRAALLAQPLGVIGIAAPWNYPLYLTLGPLCGALAAGNRAMIKIASDSSRYGALLARLLGQRFSEDLVAVIQPGPGINGQFSRLPFDHLIFTGSPEVGRQIMRNCSENLTPVTLELGGKSPTLVAPGYSLQRAAETILWGKCLNSGQTCVAPDYLFLPEGSEAGFIEHAKAAVARYYPKPLGANPDYSCMINARQLTRVEALLADAREKGARVVALADAEEARRAGKLAPHLVFNVRDDMKIMQEEIFGPLLPVLSYRQLDEAVDYINAHERPLALYLFDEDSGRVQQVLRQTLSGGVSVNSVMLHVLQENLPFGGVGNSGLGHYHAEEGFQTFSKMRPIFYQARFNGSFLLKPPYGRLTQGLLSLLLR, encoded by the coding sequence ATGTCGATCGAACAAGTCGGGCCGGCCGTCGAACAGATGCGCCAGGTCTTCACCCGTCAACGTGCGGCCTTCGCCCGTGAACGTTATCCGTCGTATCAGGATCGCCGCGCCAACCTGCAGGCCCTCAAGGCGCTGGTGCTGGACAACGCCGATGAGATCGCCGCGGCCATTGCCGCCGACTTCGGCCACCGCTCCGTGCATGAGAGCAAGCTGCTGGACATCTTTGGCCTGGTCAGCGAAATCAACCATGCGCTCAAGTGCCTGAAGCGCTGGATGAAGCCGCAACGGCGCGGCGTCGGGATCTGGTTCCAGCCCGGACGTGCCGCGCTGCTCGCGCAGCCGCTCGGGGTGATCGGTATTGCCGCGCCCTGGAACTATCCGCTGTACCTGACCCTGGGGCCTCTTTGCGGAGCCCTGGCCGCCGGCAACCGCGCCATGATCAAGATCGCCAGCGACTCCAGCCGCTATGGGGCGCTGCTCGCACGCCTGCTCGGCCAGCGCTTCAGCGAAGACTTGGTCGCGGTGATCCAGCCGGGTCCCGGCATCAATGGCCAGTTCTCCCGCCTGCCGTTCGATCACCTGATCTTCACCGGGTCTCCGGAAGTTGGCCGGCAGATCATGCGCAATTGCAGCGAGAACCTTACGCCGGTGACCCTGGAGCTGGGTGGCAAGTCGCCGACTCTTGTGGCGCCGGGCTACTCGTTGCAGCGCGCCGCCGAGACCATTCTCTGGGGCAAGTGCCTGAACTCCGGGCAGACCTGCGTGGCACCGGACTACCTGTTCTTGCCGGAAGGCAGCGAGGCCGGCTTCATCGAGCACGCCAAGGCGGCCGTCGCCCGCTACTACCCGAAGCCGCTGGGGGCCAATCCGGACTACAGCTGCATGATCAACGCCCGTCAGCTGACGCGGGTCGAGGCCCTGCTGGCCGATGCCCGCGAGAAGGGCGCGCGGGTCGTGGCGCTGGCCGATGCCGAGGAGGCGCGCCGTGCCGGCAAGCTGGCCCCGCACCTGGTGTTCAACGTGCGCGACGACATGAAGATCATGCAGGAGGAGATCTTCGGCCCCTTGCTGCCGGTGCTCAGCTACCGTCAGCTCGACGAGGCTGTGGACTACATCAATGCCCATGAGCGGCCGTTGGCGCTGTACCTCTTCGATGAGGATTCGGGGCGCGTCCAGCAGGTGCTGAGGCAGACGCTTTCCGGCGGTGTGTCGGTCAACAGCGTGATGCTGCATGTGCTGCAAGAGAACTTGCCGTTCGGTGGGGTAGGCAATTCGGGCCTGGGGCATTACCACGCCGAAGAGGGCTTCCAGACCTTCAGCAAGATGCGGCCGATCTTCTACCAGGCCCGCTTCAATGGCAGCTTCCTGCTCAAGCCGCCCTACGGCCGGTTGACCCAGGGCCTGCTGAGTCTGCTGCTGCGCTGA
- a CDS encoding YCF48-related protein, which produces MGYLNTVLGAVLAALMPLASVQAATLQPVAAPPASNAAQATLLDASRAMDRVVAVGDHGMVLLSDDQGRSFRQARAVPLSTSLTGVSFADASHGWAVGQWGAILATADGGETWEMQRLSSEEDRPLFAVHFFDARQGVAVGLWSLVLTTEDGGKTWNEQTLQAPPGYSRADLNLMGLFADGHGSVYATAERGQLLRSDDRGKTWRYLDTSYEGTLWSGAVLADGSLLVGGQRGTLLHGSADGASWQRVALESKSSITSIAVSGQQVVAVGLDGLMVSSQDGGRTFEEQRTADGVSLTAALFTGRDAPLLFSRRGVVPLLAP; this is translated from the coding sequence ATGGGATACCTGAACACAGTCCTGGGCGCCGTGCTGGCTGCCCTGATGCCCCTGGCTTCCGTACAGGCCGCCACGTTGCAGCCGGTGGCGGCGCCCCCTGCGAGCAACGCCGCCCAGGCCACGCTGCTGGATGCCAGCCGGGCGATGGACCGGGTGGTGGCGGTGGGCGACCACGGCATGGTGCTGCTGTCGGACGACCAGGGGCGGAGCTTCCGCCAGGCGCGCGCCGTGCCGCTGTCCACGTCACTCACCGGAGTGAGCTTCGCCGACGCCAGCCACGGTTGGGCGGTCGGCCAGTGGGGCGCGATCCTGGCCACCGCAGACGGCGGCGAAACCTGGGAAATGCAGCGTCTGTCCAGCGAGGAGGACCGGCCGCTGTTCGCCGTGCATTTCTTCGACGCGCGGCAGGGCGTCGCTGTCGGGCTCTGGTCCCTGGTACTGACCACCGAAGACGGTGGCAAGACCTGGAATGAGCAGACCTTGCAGGCCCCGCCAGGCTACAGCCGGGCCGACCTCAATCTGATGGGCTTGTTTGCCGATGGTCACGGCAGCGTTTACGCCACCGCCGAGCGGGGCCAGTTGCTGCGCTCCGATGATCGCGGCAAGACCTGGCGTTACCTGGACACCAGCTACGAGGGCACGCTGTGGAGTGGGGCGGTGCTGGCCGACGGCAGCCTGCTGGTGGGCGGCCAACGCGGCACCCTGCTGCACGGTTCGGCGGATGGTGCGTCCTGGCAGCGTGTCGCCCTTGAGAGCAAGAGCTCGATCACGTCGATCGCGGTGTCGGGCCAGCAGGTGGTCGCGGTCGGACTGGATGGCCTGATGGTGAGCAGCCAGGACGGCGGTCGCACGTTCGAGGAGCAGCGCACCGCCGACGGTGTTTCGCTTACGGCTGCGCTCTTCACCGGGCGGGATGCTCCTCTGCTGTTTTCCCGGCGGGGCGTGGTCCCGCTGCTGGCGCCGTGA